One window of Misgurnus anguillicaudatus chromosome 13, ASM2758022v2, whole genome shotgun sequence genomic DNA carries:
- the troap gene encoding uncharacterized protein troap isoform X6, with amino-acid sequence MASSNPLRPQNRALQNQTGRGSENLDPNAEADAGKGLSKLKGVSRLPVLAKSLQSAVNDLSQQNKWEQRPLTGKAQKKKICTKPLPFNLSQSRTRSQRSTEVAGGKPPLIPGRLTPAAKMKSHNAATPGVLKTSHKTQSVSIDGHPPKAETLSHDTRSGSDLSSRLGNITLAQSKLSEDSGLSHLCKTSLSKVGVGSDGQAQKDKTSIQQSSHAGIKGPLSTLSSAMHHVPSCEGSSVVGAQCVMPRLSTCPPGSSYNLIFQAQRVSVKKSQREIVSGTGNTGAFSPDPSALRSILQNDATRIVESVGATPRISTCPAGRQTSFYSAQRVPVKKPHKDDSAAKVTGSTVSFSPDPSALHSILQNEGVRVGTLGGATPRVSTCPTGRGTSIYSARRVPVKKTKTEATGTASHCPNKTPVRTWTPQRVPNTKPQSMRRLLTAQKMSQFRDSPGLNGPQDPSTELIMQQVEDVVQRLFEDPDQTDNDQMNKSDVKSTILTTSTGHQTIEPVSNKENSDVNKRHTVDDGKKAAQPFIQAAHRGSVIVFSSTQRPVTEPPLQLYVDSVISQNALQSDQNGHSDATKHINNCTQRQIKVSALRRRHTPLEEMILDEECATYTSRPLSCPLQPRSGNPVATILLFQDSTCFLPIGLSSPMRLSPVPGSSIRA; translated from the exons ATGGCATCCTCAAACCCTCTACGACCCCAGAACAGAGCTCTCCAGAACCAGACAGG AAGAGGTTCAGAGAATCTTGACCCCAATGCTGAAGCTGACGCTGGAAAGGGACTCAGTAAATTGAAAGGTGTCAGCAGGCTTCCAGTCCTTGCCAAATCTCTCCAATCAGCTGTAAATGACCTCTCACAACAGAACAAATGGGAACAGAGACCTCTTACG GGTAAAGCTCAGAAGAAAAAGATCTGCACCAAACCACTTCCCTTCAATTTATCCCAATCACGCACACGCAGTCAGAGAAGCACAGAGGTCGCTGGTGGAAAACCACCCCTGATACCTGGCCGGCTAACACCAGCAGCAAAAATGAAAAGCCATAATGCAGCAACACCAGGTGTCTTAAAAACATCACACAAGACCCAATCTGTCTCTATTGATGGTCACCCGCCAAAAGCAGAGACACTCTCGCACGACACCAGAAGCGGCAGTGATTTAAGTTCACGTTTGGGTAACATCACTCTTGCACAGTCTAAGCTTTCCGAAGACTCGGGTTTGAGTCATTTATGTAAAACTTCACTCAGTAAAGTAGGTGTTGGTTCAGATGGTCAAGCACAAAAGGACAAAACCAGCATTCAGCAATCAAGCCATGCAGGCATCAAAG GGCCATTGTCTACTCTTTCATCAGCAATGCACCATGTCCCCTCATGTGAGGGATCAAGTGTTGTTGGAGCTCAGTGTGTGATGCCACGATTATCTACTTGCCCTCCTGGATCCTCTTATAATCTG ATATTTCAGGCTCAAAGGGTTTCTGTGAAGAAGAGTCAACGTGAAATTGTCAGCGGGACAG GCAATACTGGGGCGTTTTCCCCTGACCCGTCAGCATTACGTAGTATTCTACAGAATGATGCAACGAGAATAGTGGAGTCTGTTGGGGCAACACCCAGAATATCGACCTGTCCCGCTGGCAGACAAACATCTTTTTATTCT GCTCAAAGAGTTCCAGTAAAGAAGCCTCATAAAGATGACTCAGCAGCTAAAGTAACAG GAAGCACTGTGTCCTTCTCCCCTGACCCTTCAGCTCTTCACAGTATTCTACAGAATGAAGGTGTAAGGGTGGGGACTCTGGGTGGAGCAACACCCAGAGTTTCAACATGTCCCACCGGCAGGGGAACATCCATTTACTCT GCCCGGCGAGTACCTGTGAAGAAGACTAAAACAGAAGCCACAGGCACTGCATCTCATT GTCCAAATAAGACACCAGTAAGGACATGGACACCTCAGCGGGTTCCAAACACCAAACCACAGTCAATG aGAAGGCTGCTTACCGCACAAAAAATGTCCCAGTTTAGGGACTCCCCTGGTTTGAATGGACCCCAAGACCCCAGCACTGAACTCATAATGCAACAAGTG GAGGATGTTGTTCAAAGGTTATTTGAAGATCCAGACCAGACGGACAATGATCAGATGAACAAAAGTGATGTCAAGTCAACTATTCTGACAACATCGACTGGTCACCAAACT ATTGAACCAGTATCCAATAAAGAGAATTCAGATGTAAATAAACGCCACACTGTGGATGACGGCAAGAAAGCGGCCCAACCTTTTATACAAGCAGCACATAGAGGCTCGGTCATTGTTTTCTCATCAACCCAAAGACCAGTGACAGAACCCCCTCTGCAGCTCTATGTTGACAGCGTTATATCCCAAAATGCATTGCAGTCAGACCAAAACGGTCACTCAGATGCGACTAAACACATAAACAATTGCACACAACGTCAAATAAAAG TGTCTGCTCTGCGGCGACGTCATACTCCTTTAGAAGAGATGATTTTGGATGAGGAATGCGCTACCTATACATCTCGCCCGCTGTCTTGCCCATTACAACCCCGCAGTGGCAACCCTGTAGCCACCATACTTCTGTTTCAAGACTCTACT TGTTTTTTACCTATAGGCCTGTCCTCTCCCATGCGTCTGAGTCCAGTACCTGGTTCTTCTATCAGAGCTTAA
- the troap gene encoding uncharacterized protein troap isoform X2, translating into MASSNPLRPQNRALQNQTGILKHQLVNKTKQTAVSTSRRGSENLDPNAEADAGKGLSKLKGVSRLPVLAKSLQSAVNDLSQQNKWEQRPLTGKAQKKKICTKPLPFNLSQSRTRSQRSTEVAGGKPPLIPGRLTPAAKMKSHNAATPGVLKTSHKTQSVSIDGHPPKAETLSHDTRSGSDLSSRLGNITLAQSKLSEDSGLSHLCKTSLSKVGVGSDGQAQKDKTSIQQSSHAGIKGPLSTLSSAMHHVPSCEGSSVVGAQCVMPRLSTCPPGSSYNLAQRVSVKKSQREIVSGTGNTGAFSPDPSALRSILQNDATRIVESVGATPRISTCPAGRQTSFYSAQRVPVKKPHKDDSAAKVTGSTVSFSPDPSALHSILQNEGVRVGTLGGATPRVSTCPTGRGTSIYSARRVPVKKTKTEATGTASHCPNKTPVRTWTPQRVPNTKPQSMRRLLTAQKMSQFRDSPGLNGPQDPSTELIMQQVEDVVQRLFEDPDQTDNDQMNKSDVKSTILTTSTGHQTIEPVSNKENSDVNKRHTVDDGKKAAQPFIQAAHRGSVIVFSSTQRPVTEPPLQLYVDSVISQNALQSDQNGHSDATKHINNCTQRQIKVSALRRRHTPLEEMILDEECATYTSRPLSCPLQPRSGNPVATILLFQDSTCFLPIGLSSPMRLSPVPGSSIRA; encoded by the exons ATGGCATCCTCAAACCCTCTACGACCCCAGAACAGAGCTCTCCAGAACCAGACAGG GATCTTGAAGCACCAGTTGGTGAATAAAACCAAACAAACTGCTGTGTCCACTTCTAGAAGAGGTTCAGAGAATCTTGACCCCAATGCTGAAGCTGACGCTGGAAAGGGACTCAGTAAATTGAAAGGTGTCAGCAGGCTTCCAGTCCTTGCCAAATCTCTCCAATCAGCTGTAAATGACCTCTCACAACAGAACAAATGGGAACAGAGACCTCTTACG GGTAAAGCTCAGAAGAAAAAGATCTGCACCAAACCACTTCCCTTCAATTTATCCCAATCACGCACACGCAGTCAGAGAAGCACAGAGGTCGCTGGTGGAAAACCACCCCTGATACCTGGCCGGCTAACACCAGCAGCAAAAATGAAAAGCCATAATGCAGCAACACCAGGTGTCTTAAAAACATCACACAAGACCCAATCTGTCTCTATTGATGGTCACCCGCCAAAAGCAGAGACACTCTCGCACGACACCAGAAGCGGCAGTGATTTAAGTTCACGTTTGGGTAACATCACTCTTGCACAGTCTAAGCTTTCCGAAGACTCGGGTTTGAGTCATTTATGTAAAACTTCACTCAGTAAAGTAGGTGTTGGTTCAGATGGTCAAGCACAAAAGGACAAAACCAGCATTCAGCAATCAAGCCATGCAGGCATCAAAG GGCCATTGTCTACTCTTTCATCAGCAATGCACCATGTCCCCTCATGTGAGGGATCAAGTGTTGTTGGAGCTCAGTGTGTGATGCCACGATTATCTACTTGCCCTCCTGGATCCTCTTATAATCTG GCTCAAAGGGTTTCTGTGAAGAAGAGTCAACGTGAAATTGTCAGCGGGACAG GCAATACTGGGGCGTTTTCCCCTGACCCGTCAGCATTACGTAGTATTCTACAGAATGATGCAACGAGAATAGTGGAGTCTGTTGGGGCAACACCCAGAATATCGACCTGTCCCGCTGGCAGACAAACATCTTTTTATTCT GCTCAAAGAGTTCCAGTAAAGAAGCCTCATAAAGATGACTCAGCAGCTAAAGTAACAG GAAGCACTGTGTCCTTCTCCCCTGACCCTTCAGCTCTTCACAGTATTCTACAGAATGAAGGTGTAAGGGTGGGGACTCTGGGTGGAGCAACACCCAGAGTTTCAACATGTCCCACCGGCAGGGGAACATCCATTTACTCT GCCCGGCGAGTACCTGTGAAGAAGACTAAAACAGAAGCCACAGGCACTGCATCTCATT GTCCAAATAAGACACCAGTAAGGACATGGACACCTCAGCGGGTTCCAAACACCAAACCACAGTCAATG aGAAGGCTGCTTACCGCACAAAAAATGTCCCAGTTTAGGGACTCCCCTGGTTTGAATGGACCCCAAGACCCCAGCACTGAACTCATAATGCAACAAGTG GAGGATGTTGTTCAAAGGTTATTTGAAGATCCAGACCAGACGGACAATGATCAGATGAACAAAAGTGATGTCAAGTCAACTATTCTGACAACATCGACTGGTCACCAAACT ATTGAACCAGTATCCAATAAAGAGAATTCAGATGTAAATAAACGCCACACTGTGGATGACGGCAAGAAAGCGGCCCAACCTTTTATACAAGCAGCACATAGAGGCTCGGTCATTGTTTTCTCATCAACCCAAAGACCAGTGACAGAACCCCCTCTGCAGCTCTATGTTGACAGCGTTATATCCCAAAATGCATTGCAGTCAGACCAAAACGGTCACTCAGATGCGACTAAACACATAAACAATTGCACACAACGTCAAATAAAAG TGTCTGCTCTGCGGCGACGTCATACTCCTTTAGAAGAGATGATTTTGGATGAGGAATGCGCTACCTATACATCTCGCCCGCTGTCTTGCCCATTACAACCCCGCAGTGGCAACCCTGTAGCCACCATACTTCTGTTTCAAGACTCTACT TGTTTTTTACCTATAGGCCTGTCCTCTCCCATGCGTCTGAGTCCAGTACCTGGTTCTTCTATCAGAGCTTAA
- the troap gene encoding uncharacterized protein troap isoform X1: MASSNPLRPQNRALQNQTGILKHQLVNKTKQTAVSTSRRGSENLDPNAEADAGKGLSKLKGVSRLPVLAKSLQSAVNDLSQQNKWEQRPLTGKAQKKKICTKPLPFNLSQSRTRSQRSTEVAGGKPPLIPGRLTPAAKMKSHNAATPGVLKTSHKTQSVSIDGHPPKAETLSHDTRSGSDLSSRLGNITLAQSKLSEDSGLSHLCKTSLSKVGVGSDGQAQKDKTSIQQSSHAGIKGPLSTLSSAMHHVPSCEGSSVVGAQCVMPRLSTCPPGSSYNLIFQAQRVSVKKSQREIVSGTGNTGAFSPDPSALRSILQNDATRIVESVGATPRISTCPAGRQTSFYSAQRVPVKKPHKDDSAAKVTGSTVSFSPDPSALHSILQNEGVRVGTLGGATPRVSTCPTGRGTSIYSARRVPVKKTKTEATGTASHCPNKTPVRTWTPQRVPNTKPQSMRRLLTAQKMSQFRDSPGLNGPQDPSTELIMQQVEDVVQRLFEDPDQTDNDQMNKSDVKSTILTTSTGHQTIEPVSNKENSDVNKRHTVDDGKKAAQPFIQAAHRGSVIVFSSTQRPVTEPPLQLYVDSVISQNALQSDQNGHSDATKHINNCTQRQIKVSALRRRHTPLEEMILDEECATYTSRPLSCPLQPRSGNPVATILLFQDSTCFLPIGLSSPMRLSPVPGSSIRA, encoded by the exons ATGGCATCCTCAAACCCTCTACGACCCCAGAACAGAGCTCTCCAGAACCAGACAGG GATCTTGAAGCACCAGTTGGTGAATAAAACCAAACAAACTGCTGTGTCCACTTCTAGAAGAGGTTCAGAGAATCTTGACCCCAATGCTGAAGCTGACGCTGGAAAGGGACTCAGTAAATTGAAAGGTGTCAGCAGGCTTCCAGTCCTTGCCAAATCTCTCCAATCAGCTGTAAATGACCTCTCACAACAGAACAAATGGGAACAGAGACCTCTTACG GGTAAAGCTCAGAAGAAAAAGATCTGCACCAAACCACTTCCCTTCAATTTATCCCAATCACGCACACGCAGTCAGAGAAGCACAGAGGTCGCTGGTGGAAAACCACCCCTGATACCTGGCCGGCTAACACCAGCAGCAAAAATGAAAAGCCATAATGCAGCAACACCAGGTGTCTTAAAAACATCACACAAGACCCAATCTGTCTCTATTGATGGTCACCCGCCAAAAGCAGAGACACTCTCGCACGACACCAGAAGCGGCAGTGATTTAAGTTCACGTTTGGGTAACATCACTCTTGCACAGTCTAAGCTTTCCGAAGACTCGGGTTTGAGTCATTTATGTAAAACTTCACTCAGTAAAGTAGGTGTTGGTTCAGATGGTCAAGCACAAAAGGACAAAACCAGCATTCAGCAATCAAGCCATGCAGGCATCAAAG GGCCATTGTCTACTCTTTCATCAGCAATGCACCATGTCCCCTCATGTGAGGGATCAAGTGTTGTTGGAGCTCAGTGTGTGATGCCACGATTATCTACTTGCCCTCCTGGATCCTCTTATAATCTG ATATTTCAGGCTCAAAGGGTTTCTGTGAAGAAGAGTCAACGTGAAATTGTCAGCGGGACAG GCAATACTGGGGCGTTTTCCCCTGACCCGTCAGCATTACGTAGTATTCTACAGAATGATGCAACGAGAATAGTGGAGTCTGTTGGGGCAACACCCAGAATATCGACCTGTCCCGCTGGCAGACAAACATCTTTTTATTCT GCTCAAAGAGTTCCAGTAAAGAAGCCTCATAAAGATGACTCAGCAGCTAAAGTAACAG GAAGCACTGTGTCCTTCTCCCCTGACCCTTCAGCTCTTCACAGTATTCTACAGAATGAAGGTGTAAGGGTGGGGACTCTGGGTGGAGCAACACCCAGAGTTTCAACATGTCCCACCGGCAGGGGAACATCCATTTACTCT GCCCGGCGAGTACCTGTGAAGAAGACTAAAACAGAAGCCACAGGCACTGCATCTCATT GTCCAAATAAGACACCAGTAAGGACATGGACACCTCAGCGGGTTCCAAACACCAAACCACAGTCAATG aGAAGGCTGCTTACCGCACAAAAAATGTCCCAGTTTAGGGACTCCCCTGGTTTGAATGGACCCCAAGACCCCAGCACTGAACTCATAATGCAACAAGTG GAGGATGTTGTTCAAAGGTTATTTGAAGATCCAGACCAGACGGACAATGATCAGATGAACAAAAGTGATGTCAAGTCAACTATTCTGACAACATCGACTGGTCACCAAACT ATTGAACCAGTATCCAATAAAGAGAATTCAGATGTAAATAAACGCCACACTGTGGATGACGGCAAGAAAGCGGCCCAACCTTTTATACAAGCAGCACATAGAGGCTCGGTCATTGTTTTCTCATCAACCCAAAGACCAGTGACAGAACCCCCTCTGCAGCTCTATGTTGACAGCGTTATATCCCAAAATGCATTGCAGTCAGACCAAAACGGTCACTCAGATGCGACTAAACACATAAACAATTGCACACAACGTCAAATAAAAG TGTCTGCTCTGCGGCGACGTCATACTCCTTTAGAAGAGATGATTTTGGATGAGGAATGCGCTACCTATACATCTCGCCCGCTGTCTTGCCCATTACAACCCCGCAGTGGCAACCCTGTAGCCACCATACTTCTGTTTCAAGACTCTACT TGTTTTTTACCTATAGGCCTGTCCTCTCCCATGCGTCTGAGTCCAGTACCTGGTTCTTCTATCAGAGCTTAA